Proteins co-encoded in one Ruegeria sp. HKCCD4315 genomic window:
- a CDS encoding DUF3772 domain-containing protein: MLAQVRLFLVLFFLCLVGFAGGADAQLSNRQSEYYQGWLKTADRAEDVIEANRASDAALENLRSEINSYRDDFNRARSANTDRISTLDSQINALGPKPEGDATEPEDIATLRAHLEKQLNSLRVPRIISEEAYSRANGLISEIDQILRTRQTKEFFEQGPSPINPAYWGPAWVDVKEAIQSLGNETITNFRSDVVREQIRDRGLAIFVLLALSAVLLIFGKKWSERGGEYLRLWGGSGTGVWSFVISLLRILLPWIGVLAAVTAISLTGVTGLRGSLLLQNIPYWAGIILFYDWIGRQVYVIGASQGFKRLSAAKIRELRLYIDLLAVMLILHELALLFERIENISDATRAVVSFPVIVATALLLLRIRQIRTTDGPPDQSASTRAAGFSQLVEFLRRALFLLGIASPILAIFGYTNAAEAIVFPAVKTLVLIGALVILQRFISQVYGWITGQGDAARESLFAVLVGFALAIIALPILAIYWGARETDLLEAWSRLLLGFDIGGVTISPTNFLTFVAVFAIGYALTRLLQSGLRNSLLPKTKIDPGGQNAIVAGSGYVGIFLAALVAIMVAGFDLSSLAIVAGALSVGIGFGLQTIVSNFVSGIILLVERPISKGDWIDVNGMMGYVRDISVRSTRIETFDRTDVIVPNSDLISGVVTNYTRGNTIGRVIVPVGVAYGTDTRQVETILGEIANNHPMVLANPAPSVVFQGFGADSLDFEIRAILRDVNWVLSVKSDMNHEINRRFSDAGIEIPFAQRDIWLRNPEALQADVKDQRDPAKPVESKPEAPSQKPADLTEADLDPDAGDDV, encoded by the coding sequence ATGCTGGCGCAGGTCCGCCTGTTTCTTGTCCTGTTCTTTCTGTGCCTAGTTGGGTTCGCAGGCGGCGCGGATGCGCAGCTGAGTAACCGGCAGAGCGAATATTATCAGGGATGGTTGAAAACGGCGGACCGTGCAGAAGATGTGATCGAGGCGAACCGTGCCTCGGACGCAGCTCTGGAAAACTTACGTTCAGAAATTAATAGTTACAGGGACGACTTTAACAGAGCGAGAAGTGCCAACACCGACCGTATTTCCACGTTGGACAGTCAAATCAACGCGCTTGGTCCCAAGCCCGAAGGGGACGCGACCGAGCCGGAAGATATTGCAACGTTGCGGGCGCATCTGGAAAAACAGCTAAACAGCTTGCGCGTGCCGCGGATTATTTCCGAGGAGGCATATAGCCGTGCCAACGGTTTGATCAGCGAAATAGATCAGATCCTACGTACGCGGCAGACCAAGGAGTTCTTTGAACAAGGTCCGTCGCCGATAAACCCCGCATACTGGGGTCCGGCATGGGTGGACGTAAAAGAAGCAATCCAGAGCCTCGGAAATGAAACGATCACCAACTTTCGTTCAGACGTTGTGCGCGAACAAATCCGTGACCGCGGATTGGCAATTTTCGTACTGCTGGCCCTTTCAGCTGTACTGCTGATTTTTGGCAAAAAGTGGTCCGAACGTGGGGGGGAATACTTAAGGCTTTGGGGCGGGTCCGGCACTGGGGTTTGGTCTTTCGTCATTTCGCTTTTACGCATTCTGTTGCCTTGGATTGGGGTTCTGGCCGCGGTAACTGCGATAAGCCTGACTGGTGTTACGGGACTGAGGGGAAGCCTGCTGCTGCAAAACATCCCGTATTGGGCAGGGATAATCCTGTTCTACGACTGGATTGGTCGGCAGGTATATGTGATCGGCGCGTCGCAGGGGTTCAAACGGCTGTCCGCTGCAAAAATAAGAGAGCTGCGCCTGTACATCGACCTGCTTGCCGTGATGCTGATTTTGCACGAATTGGCACTGCTGTTCGAACGGATCGAAAACATCTCGGATGCGACCCGAGCCGTTGTCAGTTTCCCGGTCATTGTCGCAACAGCTTTGTTGCTGCTGCGCATACGCCAGATTCGCACCACGGACGGTCCGCCTGACCAATCTGCATCAACTCGAGCGGCAGGCTTCAGCCAATTGGTCGAGTTCTTGCGCCGGGCATTGTTCCTATTGGGGATAGCGTCTCCTATTCTGGCGATCTTTGGGTACACCAATGCGGCCGAAGCAATCGTGTTCCCCGCTGTGAAGACCCTGGTGCTCATCGGGGCGTTGGTCATCCTGCAAAGATTCATCAGCCAGGTTTACGGCTGGATTACCGGGCAAGGGGACGCGGCTCGTGAGTCTCTTTTTGCGGTACTCGTCGGTTTTGCACTGGCCATAATTGCGCTGCCTATTCTGGCGATATATTGGGGTGCGCGTGAAACCGATCTGTTGGAAGCGTGGTCACGCTTACTGCTTGGTTTCGACATTGGCGGTGTCACGATTTCACCAACCAACTTCCTGACCTTTGTAGCTGTCTTCGCAATCGGTTACGCGTTGACTCGGTTGCTGCAAAGCGGGTTGCGCAATTCACTTCTGCCGAAGACCAAAATTGATCCGGGTGGCCAAAACGCGATTGTGGCTGGTTCGGGCTATGTCGGCATATTTCTCGCTGCGCTTGTGGCAATCATGGTGGCCGGGTTTGACTTGTCGTCGCTTGCGATTGTTGCCGGTGCTTTGTCGGTCGGCATTGGCTTTGGTCTACAAACCATCGTGTCCAACTTTGTCTCTGGCATCATCCTTTTGGTGGAACGCCCCATTTCCAAGGGGGACTGGATTGATGTGAACGGTATGATGGGTTACGTGCGCGATATCTCGGTCCGCTCGACCCGGATCGAAACCTTCGACCGAACAGATGTGATCGTTCCAAATTCGGATCTGATCAGCGGCGTGGTGACGAACTATACCCGAGGCAACACAATTGGGCGTGTCATCGTGCCCGTTGGTGTCGCCTACGGTACCGATACGCGCCAGGTCGAAACCATTCTGGGTGAGATCGCCAATAACCATCCGATGGTTTTGGCAAACCCGGCGCCCAGTGTTGTGTTTCAGGGCTTTGGCGCGGATTCCCTTGATTTCGAGATCCGCGCAATCCTGCGTGACGTAAACTGGGTGCTGTCGGTGAAGTCCGACATGAACCACGAGATCAACCGCAGATTCTCGGACGCGGGTATCGAGATTCCGTTTGCTCAGCGCGACATCTGGTTGCGCAATCCCGAAGCTTTGCAGGCGGATGTCAAAGATCAGAGAGACCCTGCCAAACCCGTGGAAAGCAAGCCCGAGGCCCCATCACAAAAACCCGCTGACCTGACAGAGGCTGATTTGGATCCAGACGCTGGTGACGACGTTTAA
- a CDS encoding cysteine synthase A has product MRIARDLADAVGKTPLIRLKRISEETGCEILGKAEFMNPGQSVKDRAALYIIRDAVARGDLKPGGTIVEGTAGNTGIGLALVGASMGFKTVIVIPETQSEEKKDMLRLAGAQLVQVPAAPYRNPNNFVHYSRRLAEQLAKTEPNGAIWANQFDNVANRRAHVETTGPEIWEQTDGKVDGFVCAVGSGGTLAGVADALQPKGVKIGLVDPMGAGLYSYYTTGEIAMEGSSIAEGIGQVRITKNLEGFKPDFSYQMTDNEALPLIFDLLREEGLVMGGSTAINMAGAVRLAKDLGPGHTIVTILCDYGTRYQSKLFNPEFLREKELPVPDWMTEAPRSIPGVFEDV; this is encoded by the coding sequence ATGCGCATTGCACGAGACCTTGCCGACGCAGTCGGGAAAACACCACTGATCCGGTTGAAGCGCATCAGTGAAGAAACCGGTTGTGAGATCCTCGGGAAGGCCGAGTTCATGAATCCCGGCCAGTCCGTCAAGGACCGTGCGGCGCTGTACATCATCCGTGATGCGGTGGCCCGAGGCGATTTGAAGCCCGGCGGCACGATTGTCGAGGGAACGGCGGGCAACACCGGGATCGGTCTGGCTCTGGTCGGTGCGTCCATGGGTTTCAAGACGGTGATCGTGATTCCGGAAACCCAGTCGGAAGAGAAGAAAGACATGCTGCGCCTTGCGGGTGCACAGTTGGTTCAGGTTCCAGCCGCGCCCTATCGCAACCCCAACAATTTCGTGCATTATTCGCGTCGTTTGGCCGAGCAATTGGCAAAAACCGAACCGAATGGCGCGATTTGGGCAAACCAGTTCGACAATGTTGCCAACCGTCGGGCCCATGTCGAAACCACCGGCCCTGAAATCTGGGAACAAACAGACGGCAAGGTCGATGGTTTTGTCTGCGCCGTAGGCTCTGGCGGAACTCTGGCTGGCGTGGCCGACGCGTTGCAGCCCAAAGGTGTGAAAATTGGCCTGGTCGATCCGATGGGGGCAGGGCTTTATTCATACTACACCACTGGTGAAATCGCGATGGAAGGCAGCTCGATCGCTGAAGGCATCGGTCAGGTGCGTATCACCAAGAACCTTGAGGGCTTCAAGCCGGACTTCTCGTACCAGATGACGGATAATGAGGCGTTGCCGCTGATCTTCGATCTGCTGCGCGAGGAAGGGCTGGTCATGGGTGGCTCGACCGCCATCAACATGGCCGGAGCGGTGCGTCTGGCAAAGGATCTTGGGCCGGGCCACACCATCGTTACCATTCTGTGTGACTACGGAACCCGCTATCAGTCCAAGCTGTTCAACCCGGAATTCCTGCGCGAGAAGGAACTGCCGGTACCGGATTGGATGACCGAGGCCCCCCGAAGCATTCCGGGCGTGTTCGAGGACGTATGA
- a CDS encoding NUDIX domain-containing protein, translating into MSDLFFYGTLRYLPLLERVLGRSLQEISVQTAMLPDHAVWAVQGQDFPMIQTSGGDSAQGVFVQDLSSEDLARLAFYEGAFDYDLTPVKVVLQDGTKQEAQVFFPAPGSWEPDGPWSLQRWADRLGEITALAAEEEMAYFGRLESQDMAGNIRAIQTRAWAKILAGKRRTGDLRDTRKDVIVHRHDRAYVNYFGMEEVDLQHRQHDGTMGPVLHRGSLMQGSAVSVLPYDPVRDTVLVVEQFRPPAFLINDPEPWLWEAVAGMIDPGEEPEQAAHREAMEEAGVTFDRLEYAGGAYSSSGSSTGFMYLYVGLGDLTHTTTTGGLDTEGEDIRSQILPFDTFIDMTDRHVFKDVQLVALAYWLARHRDRLRA; encoded by the coding sequence TTGTCTGACTTATTTTTCTATGGAACGTTGCGGTATTTGCCGTTGCTCGAACGTGTTCTGGGCCGCTCTTTACAAGAGATTTCAGTTCAAACGGCGATGTTGCCTGATCATGCCGTTTGGGCTGTTCAGGGTCAGGATTTTCCTATGATCCAAACGTCAGGGGGTGACAGCGCCCAAGGCGTATTCGTTCAAGATTTATCGTCCGAAGACCTGGCACGGTTGGCCTTTTATGAGGGTGCGTTTGATTATGACCTGACACCCGTAAAGGTGGTTCTGCAAGACGGGACCAAGCAGGAAGCACAGGTCTTTTTCCCTGCACCGGGCAGTTGGGAGCCGGACGGCCCCTGGTCTTTGCAACGGTGGGCGGACCGGTTGGGGGAGATCACCGCTCTGGCTGCGGAAGAAGAGATGGCATATTTCGGTCGGCTGGAGTCTCAGGACATGGCTGGCAATATTCGCGCCATCCAAACCCGGGCGTGGGCCAAGATTCTTGCCGGAAAACGGCGCACCGGCGATCTGAGAGATACAAGAAAGGACGTTATCGTGCATCGCCACGATCGTGCCTATGTGAACTATTTCGGGATGGAAGAGGTTGACCTTCAGCATCGGCAGCATGATGGCACCATGGGCCCCGTGCTGCATCGGGGCAGCCTGATGCAAGGCAGTGCTGTGTCCGTTCTGCCCTACGATCCGGTGCGCGACACTGTACTTGTTGTCGAACAATTCAGACCTCCGGCCTTTTTGATCAACGACCCCGAACCCTGGCTGTGGGAGGCCGTGGCCGGGATGATAGATCCAGGCGAAGAACCGGAACAAGCAGCCCATCGTGAAGCGATGGAAGAAGCCGGAGTAACGTTTGACCGGCTTGAGTACGCGGGCGGGGCATATTCGTCTAGCGGGTCTTCCACCGGTTTCATGTATCTGTATGTCGGATTGGGTGATTTGACCCATACCACCACAACTGGCGGCCTTGATACCGAAGGCGAAGATATTCGAAGTCAGATACTGCCTTTTGATACGTTCATAGACATGACGGACCGTCATGTTTTCAAAGACGTACAACTTGTGGCTCTGGCCTATTGGCTGGCGCGCCACAGGGACAGGCTGCGCGCATGA
- a CDS encoding TrgA family protein: protein MPTASRLVAALCLVVLAFIVSGMIIDNGEEGKDYGYFTYVNMALGAACGWAIMGKRAGRGWTAGINNGLTGVASLVFWALFVQGCYEMFRLAMRNRYGGPFEAVLAIFKIGVDYGKLLITPEILITFAIGAVVAGLATEQAHRQWR from the coding sequence ATGCCCACAGCCTCGCGTCTTGTCGCCGCTCTTTGCCTTGTCGTGCTGGCTTTCATTGTCTCTGGGATGATCATCGACAATGGTGAAGAAGGTAAGGACTATGGTTACTTTACCTATGTGAACATGGCGCTTGGCGCGGCCTGTGGCTGGGCAATCATGGGTAAGCGCGCCGGACGAGGTTGGACAGCGGGGATCAACAATGGCCTGACGGGTGTCGCGTCGCTGGTGTTTTGGGCCTTGTTCGTGCAGGGGTGTTACGAGATGTTCCGCCTTGCCATGCGCAACAGGTATGGCGGTCCCTTCGAGGCGGTTCTGGCTATTTTCAAAATCGGGGTCGATTATGGCAAACTGCTGATCACGCCTGAAATCCTGATTACGTTTGCTATTGGGGCGGTTGTCGCCGGTTTGGCTACCGAACAGGCCCACCGCCAATGGCGTTGA